The Pochonia chlamydosporia 170 chromosome 1, whole genome shotgun sequence genome window below encodes:
- a CDS encoding gamma-glutamyltranspeptidase (similar to Neosartorya fischeri NRRL 181 XP_001261394.1), which yields MRSLPQHVVTLLVALLGNTGFTSAAVLPAAFFEPIAKGSVGAVASESIECSTIGRDLLARGGNAADALVGTTFCVGVIGMYHSGIGGGGFAMIRDDKGNYEAVDFREAAPAAGHENMYQGNVPGSIYGGLAVGVPSEVLGLEYIHKKYGSLPWKTVMQGAIHVARHGFRVSTDLIRYIERAVHGKRNFLVEDPIWAEDFAPNGTLIQVGDTMTRKRYANSLEKIANEGSKVFYTGDLAETLVKYIQQTNGSLTLSDFANYKVISRPVKNITYRGFNLYTIGAPAGGSISFNILKVMEQYDLADREDVNLTSHRFAEAMRFGYGARAELGDPDFVPGMDKYEARLLDELHARQTKEHISDNHTLPVGDYDPNGIALPESHGTSHIVTADQSGMATSLTTTVNLLFGAQIMEPSSGIILNNEMNDFSIPGVPNEFGFQPSVANFIRPGKRPLSSVTPVIASFPDGQLFATVGAAGGSRIISSTTLALWHTIEHDMTMREALREPRFHDQVMPNTLLLEYEFDNRTAAGLMERKHNVTWVSPGLSAVQGIMRLEGGLFEAASEPRQKNSGGLAI from the exons ATGA GGTCTTTACCACAGCATGTTGTGACGCTCCTGGTTGCCTTACTTGGCAACACTGGTTTCACCAGCGCTGCTGTCTTACCTGCAGCCTTCTTTGAGCCAATCGCCAAGGGATCTGTCGGTGCCGTCGCCAGCGAGAGTATAGAATGCAGTACCATAGGTAGAGATTTATTGGCTCGAGGT GGCAATGCTGCAGATGCTTTGGTGGGAACAACGTTTTGCGTTGGCGTCATTGGCATGTACCACTCTGGTATTGGCGGAGGCGGATTTGCAATGATTCGCGACGACAAGGGTAATTATGAAGCGGTTGACTTTAGAGAAGCGGCTCCCGCAGCAGGCCATGAAAATATGTATCAGGGCAACGTTCCTGGAAGTATATATGGCGGTTTGGCTGTGGGCGTGCCAAGTGAGGTTCTTGGGTTGGAGTACATTCACAAGAAATACGGA TCACTGCCGTGGAAGACGGTGATGCAAGGTGCCATCCACGTCGCTCGTCATGGCTTCAGAG TGTCAACCGATTTGATACGGTATATTGAACGAGCAGTCCATGGGAAACGCAACTTTTTGGTGGAAGACCCAATCTGGGCTGAAGACTTTGCTCCCAACG GAACTCTGATTCAGGTCGGCGATACCATGACGAGAAAGCGCTATGCCAA TTCCCTAGAAAAGATTGCGAATGAGGGCTCCAAAGTCTTTTACACCGGAGACCTCG CCGAAACACTCGTAAAGTACATCCAACAAACAAACGGCAGCCTCACACTGTCCGACTTTGCAAACTACAAAGTCATAAGCCGGCCCGTCAAAAACATCACATACCGCGGCTTCAACCTATACACCATTGGCGCCCCAGCCGGCGGCTCCATATCCTTCAATATTCTCAAAGTCATGGAACAGTACGACCTAGCGGACAGGGAGGACGTCAACCTCACTTCCCACCGCTTCGCGGAAGCCATGCGCTTCGGTTACGGAGCACGCGCTGAACTCGGCGATCCGGACTTCGTACCGGGCATGGACAAGTACGAAGCTAGACTACTAGACGAGCTTCATGCCAGGCAGACGAAGGAGCATATCTCAGATAACCACACGCTTCCTGTGGGGGATTACGACCCCAATGGCATAGCACTCCCCGAGAGTCATGGGACGTCGCACATCGTCACGGCTGACCAGTCCGGCATGGCAACGTCGCTCACCACAACTGTGAACCTGTTATTCGGTGCGCAAATCATGGAGCCATCTTCTGGTATTATCCT GAACAATGAAATGAATGACTTTTCCATCCCGGGCGTCCCCAACGAATTCGGCTTCCAGCCCTCCGTCGCCAATTTCATCCGCCCCGGCAAACGGCCCCTATCTAGCGTAACACCCGTCATTGCCTCCTTTCCCGACGGACAGCTCTTTGCTACGGTCGGCGCAGCGGGCGGTTCTCGAATCATTTCATCTACCACGCTTGCGCTGTGGCATACGATTGAGCATGATATGACTATGAGGGAGGCGCTTCGTGAGCCACGTTTCCACGATCAAGTCATGCCGAATACGCTTCTTCTCGAGTATGAATTTGATAATCGGACGGCGGCAGGACTAATGGAGAGGAAGCACAATGTTACGTGGGTGAGCCCTGGGTTGAGTGCCGTGCAGGGAATTATGAGGCTGGAGGGTGGGTTGTTTGAGGCGGCGAGTGAGCCTAGACAGAAGAACAGTGGGGGATTGGCCATATAG
- a CDS encoding alpha-1,2-mannosyltransferase alg-11 (similar to Aspergillus terreus NIH2624 XP_001212108.1), which produces MADTCTTPAGGKPFSFGLEPKTLAIAATLLASSPFFLVVFVPIIVRRIGRFLGFTLRKKTDGRRAQLLSVMDQEDQEYWKENPKLKTSSSGEWEAVQTTGTDLKATTKDGKPQKDWDGIIGFFHPFCNAGGGGERVLWAAIRATQDRWPKAKCVVYTGDHDVTKDDILHRVESRFNIQLHAPTVQFLYLSKRHWVLASSWPHFTLLGQSIGSILLAWDAFSLLVPDIFIDTMGYAFALGLSKFLFPKIPTGAYVHYPTISTDMLDSLDPTSVVGSQGVNAGQGQGTRGLAKKTYWHLFAKVYSWVGSSIDVVMTNSTWTQAHVKSLWGPYRVQKDRNNPIAVVYPPVAVRELEQEVEVSEASEKKREQVLVYIAQFRPEKNHQLILQSFAKFLKSKTKAAEKARLVLIGSVRDDQDSKKVYQLRLLANELGIKDQVEFHLDASWPEILEWLRRASVGVNGMWNEHFGIGVVEYQAAGLISVVHNSGGPKLDIVIEVDGEPTGYHATNEEEFAEGFENALSQSNPLAMRKRARKSATRFTEEEFAKKWIYETSRLVAMRK; this is translated from the exons ATGGCTGATACTTGCACAACGCCCGCCGGTGGGAAGCCGTTTTCCTTTGGCCTGGAGCCCAAGACACTTGCCATAGCTGCAACGCTCTTGGCTTCGTCGccattcttcctcgtcgtTTTTGTCCCCATCATCGTCCGCCGAATCGGTCGCTTTCTAGGTTTCACCTTGCGAAAGAAAACAGATGGTCGCCGTGCACAACTCCTCTCCGTTATGGATCAAGAGGACCAAGAATACTGGAAAGAGAACCCCAAACTGAAAACGAGCTCTAGCGGGGAGTGGGAAGCTGTCCAAACTACTGGTACCGACCTCAAGGCAACcaccaaagatggcaagcCACAGAAGGACTGGGATGGCATTATTGGATTCTTCCACCCTTTTTG CAAtgctggaggcggcggagaaCGAGTACTCTGGGCTGCCATTCGCGCGACACAGGATCGCTGGCCGAAGGCCAAGTGTGTGGTGTACACTGGCGATCATGACGTGACCAAGGACGATATATTGCATCGCGTGGAG AGCAGGTTTAATATTCAGCTGCATGCGCCGACCGTCCAGTTCCTTTACCTTTCCAAAAGACATTGGGTTCTTGCTTCGAGTTGGCCGCACTTTACCTTGCTCGGGCAGTCGATTGGCTCCATACTTTTGGCTTGGGATGCCTTTTCTCTACTGGTTCCGGATATTTTCATTGACACCATGGGATACGCATTCGCCCTGGGTTTGTCCAAGTTTCTGTTTCCAAAGATCCCTACTGGCGCATATGTGCACTACCCTACTATTTCCACCGACATGCTTGATTCTCTCGACCCGACGTCTGTGGTGGGCTCACAAGGTGTGAATGCTGGCCAGGGCCAGGGAACTCGTGGTCTTGCCAAGAAGACATACTGGCACCTCTTTGCAAAGGTATATTCATGGGTTGGCTCGTCGATTGACGTTGTCATGACCAACTCTACCTGGACACAGGCACACGTCAAGAGTTTGTGGGGTCCATATCGAGTTCAAAAGGATCGAAACAACCCTATTGCAGTTGTGTACCCGCCCGTCGCAGTTCGCGAGCTGGAACAAGAGGTGGAAGTATCGGAGGCGAGTGAGAAGAAGCGAGAGCAGGTCCTCGTCTATATTGCGCAGTTCCGACCCGAGAAGAACCACCAACTCATCTTGCAATCCTTTGCAAAATTCCTAAAGTCCAAaaccaaggctgccgagaAGGCCCGCCTGGTCCTTATTGGAAGCGTCCGAGATGACCAAGACTCCAAAAAGGTGTACCAACTACGACTCCTTGCTAACGAGCTCGGGATCAAGGACCAAGTGGAATTCCATCTTGACGCTTCGTGGCCAGAGATTCTCGAGTGGCTGAGGAGGGCCTCTGTTGGTGTCAACGGCATGTGGAATGAGCATTTTGGCATCGGAGTAGTTGAGTACCAAGCAGCAGGTCTCATTTCGGTTGTCCACAATAGCGGTGGACCAAAGCTCGACATTGTAATCGAGGTGGACGGTGAACCAACTG GTTATCACGCAACCAACGAAGAAGAATTCGCCGAAGGCTTTGAGAATGCCCTGTCCCAGTCCAATCCACTCGCCATGCGCAAACGTGCTCGCAAATCAGCGACAAGATTCACAGAAGAAGAATTTGCCAAGAAATGGATTTATGAAACAAGCCGCCTGGTAGCAATGAGAAAATAA
- a CDS encoding amid-like mitochondrial oxidoreductase protein (similar to Togninia minima UCRPA7 XP_007919533.1) — protein sequence MVQTVVILGAGWSGLPLTHKLLKYTAPKTSLKVVLITPNSHFFWNVAATRGLIPGEIPDSSMFIPIAPGFDRYPSDCFEFVLGAATGINQDVNSVQVVTNGGSERSITYDQLVIATGSHIASGLPLKPIGTHEQTLERWHDLQKQVQEAKSILIGGAGPTGLEVAGELAAKYGSTKEITIVLSGTKPLGDSAGINDSVCNILDNDLEKLGVGVIRNVKVQTATKGEDGRSWHIVLSDGKRLSADLYLPLFGVQVNTSFIPKELLDSHGNVNQDKSMKVKGTNNIWAIGDVGNTEPKQLTLTDAQIIHVAGALHATLTGSGPVAEYEPANKTMIFLSLGRKFATGQIGSWRLWGWTVAWVKGRRLFVDTADGYVGGERLRHGSM from the coding sequence ATGGTCCAAACGGTAGTAATTCTCGGCGCAGGATGGTCCGGCCTTCCTTTAACCCACAAGCTTCTCAAGTACACGGCTCCAAAAACCAGCTTGAAAGTCGTCCTGATAACGCCAAACTCACATTTCTTTTGGAATGTTGCTGCTACCCGTGGTTTAATACCGGGAGAAATACCAGACAGCTCCATGTTTATCCCCATAGCTCCTGGATTTGACCGATACCCCTCAGACTGTTTCGAGTTTGTTCTCGGGGCAGCGACGGGTATTAACCAAGATGTCAATTCTGTTCAAGTCGTGACGAATGGCGGCTCTGAGCGGAGTATTACTTATGACCAACTTGTCATCGCGACTGGTTCTCATATCGCGAGTGGACTACCGCTGAAACCTATCGGCACACACGAGCAAACTCTTGAAAGATGGCACGACCTCCAAAAACAAGTTCAAGAGGCAAAATCCATTCTAATAGGTGGTGCCGGCCCAACTGGCCTTGAGGTGGCCGGAGAACTGGCAGCCAAGTATGGATCGACCAAAGAAATCACAATCGTTCTCTCGGGGACGAAACCTCTGGGGGACAGCGCAGGGATCAACGATTCCGTCTGCAACATCCTGGACAATGATCTCGAGAAACTTGGCGTGGGGGTTATACGAAACGTAAAAGTTCAGACAGCCACCAAGGGTGAAGACGGGAGAAGTTGGCATATCGTCTTATCAGACGGCAAAAGGCTCTCTGCTGACCTGTATCTCCCTCTCTTTGGCGTCCAAGTCAATACGTCATTCATCCCGAAAGAGCTATTGGATTCGCATGGTAACGTCAATCAAGACAAAAGCATGAAAGTCAAGGGAACAAACAATATCTGGGCCATTGGCGACGTGGGTAACACGGAGCCAAAGCAGCTTACATTGACGGACGCCCAGATTATTCACGTAGCAGGTGCTTTGCACGCCACGCTGACTGGGTCTGGACCTGTGGCAGAGTATGAACCAGCTAACAAGACCATGATATTCCTTTCTCTGGGGAGGAAGTTTGCCACGGGCCAAATTGGAAGCTGGCGGCTGTGGGGTTGGACTGTTGCATGGGTAAAGGGGAGGAGGCTGTTTGTTGACACGGCTGATGGCTATGTCGGTGGCGAGAGACTGAGACATGGATCGATGTGA
- a CDS encoding fungal specific transcription factor domain-containing protein (similar to Metarhizium robertsii ARSEF 23 XP_007821402.1) — MDVELPQDPRSPPLLPDDQGLKIWSCITCRRRKVKCDRKDPCANCIRNKIECHFPVTGRLPRRSRDPNAWKSPAHKQSELLGRLRRLENLVTELTGQVEDRPSEQLDSRQFMELASSHTARQLPLDQSQIMDGSVGSSGSGVPESLVGEASTDSQTSGEIYEDFGRLVIERAGALQVDKGFWSIFCDEVEHIFQAIHDDSYAQQDELPRPQTSQSVNRCDCHCQGFVFGGPQGEPRSLSTASLDDLSPLPSQMLYIWKSYVENVDPFIKILHIPAMDTIIFKLRAKFSSLGPNMEALLFAVSLAAVVSFEEEEVSDSFRIPKAQLTSRFKLCTERALSHTQFLTSNDIVVFQAFVIYVAILPHIGEQKLASSLTGSLVRVAGSLKLHIDPESDKQKTPLNAVELECRRRLWWQVCFLDSRTRDARLPDLSISESSFDTKLPADVDDAQLRTDMLRADVSTSCPTGMTLTLIRCENWLLYRSIRRQLDASMDTHLAILREAQAKIETKYIQSLRPDNDFDNLVKTMAHLFFAKIEQGIHRHYLRQSGANARRRPTYDPKLLAIFFNSSIAILEAMHNLRTNPSWKRWQWQLQGQFPWHTVGAVFIQICHLPWTPVSERAWDLARKLVDELPPESRKEILWARLNKLAAMAAAHRDSQMAKADGSKDDTTRPSGPELSSAELPPGAGETHGNGFASEEISNVPFSDKTDQAMSWTRSNDTISLEFYDDATFSALVGDGLQNEARSNLLIGMTDVPAEWQDWDDLINMDLF, encoded by the exons ATGGACGTTGAACTCCCTCAGGATCCAAGGTCACCTCCACTCCTGCCAGACGACCAAGGCCTCAAAATATGGAGCTGCATTACTTGTCGTCGCCGCAAAGTCAAGTGCGACAGGAAAGATCCATGTGCAAATTGCATTCGAAACAAAATTGAATGCCACTTTCCCGTCACCGGTAGACTACCCAGGAGGAGCCGCGATCCTAATGCTTGGAAGTCACCAGCCCATAAACAGTCAGAGCTGCTTGGCCGTTTGCGACGGTTGGAAAACCTGGTGACTGAATTAACAGGTCAGGTTGAAGATCGTCCGAGTGAGCAGCTGGATAGCCGTCAGTTTATGGAGCTGGCTTCATCACATACTGCTAGACAGCTTCCACTTGACCAGAGCCAAATCATGGATGGGTCTGTAGGCAGCTCAGGATCAGGGGTACCGGAATCGTTGGTTGGGGAAGCATCCACAGACTCACAGACGAGTGGTGAAATATATGAGGATTTTGGAAGACTTGTTATTGAACGAGCGGGCGCTTTACAAGTCGACAAAGGGTTTTGGTCGATATTTTGTGATGAG GTCGAACACATATTTCAAGCTATTCATGACGACTCATACGCCCAGCAGGACGAACTGCCACGACCCCAGACATCGCAAAGCGTCAACAGGTGCGACTGTCACTGCCAGGGGTTTGTATTTGGAGGACCGCAAGGCGAGCCTCGCTCACTTTCAACCGCTTCTCTGGATGATTTGTCGCCGCTACCCTCGCAGATGCTCTACATTTGGAAGTCCTACGTTGAAAATGTCGACCCGTTCATCAAGATCCTTCACATACCGGCTATggacaccatcatcttcaaactcaGGGCCAAATTCAGTTCCCTCGGCCCTAATATGGAAGCGCTTCTGTTTGCAGTTTCCTTGGCCGCAGTTGTCTCttttgaggaggaagaagtctCCGATAGTTTTCGAATCCCAAAAGCTCAACTTACATCCCGTTTCAAATTATGTACGGAGCGAGCACTTTCTCATACTCAGTTCTTGACCAGCAACGATATCGTCGTATTTCAAGCATTCGTTATATATGTCGCCATACTCCCTCACATAGGAGAACAGAAACTCGCCTCATCCTTAACAGGAAGTTTAGTGCGAGTGGCGGGCTCACTCAAACTGCATATTGATCCAGAAAGCGACAAGCAGAAAACGCCCCTGAATGCAGTTGAGCTGGAATGTCGTCGACGGCTATGGTGGCAGGTGTGCTTTCTAGACTCCAGAACCAGAGATGCGAGACTGCCGGACTTGTCTATTTCAGAATCGTCATTCGATACGAAGCTTCCTGctgatgttgacgacgcACAACTTCGAACGGATATGTTGAGAGCAGATGTGTCGACTTCGTGCCCGACTGGGATGACACTGACCCTCATCCGATGTGAAAACTGGTTGCTTTACCGGTCTATTCGTCGGCAATTAGACGCCTCAATGGATACGCATTTAGCTATACTCAGAGAAGCGCAGGCCAAGATTGAAACAAAGTATATACAGTCGCTTCGGCCAGATAATGACTTTGACAACCTTGTCAAGACAATGGCACACTTATTCTtcgccaagattgagcaGGGCATTCACCGTCATTACTTGAGACAGTCAGGTGCAAACGCAAGGAGACGCCCTACCTACGATCCGAAACTCCTCGCCATTTTTTTCAACTCGTCCATTGCTATTCTAGAAGCAATGCACAATCTGAGAACGAACCCTTCTTGGAAAAGGTGGCAGTGGCAGCTCCAGGGTCAATTTCCATGGCACACTGTGGGAGCAGTGTTTATTCAAATCTGCCATTTGCCATGGACACCAGTATCTGAAAGAGCTTGGGACCTGGCAAGGAAACTGGTTGATGAGCTTCCTCCCGAGTCTAGGAAAGAGATTCTGTGGGCTCGTTTGAACAAGCTTGCTGCTATGGCGGCTGCACATAGAGATTCACAAATGGCAAAGGCGGATGGTTCCAAAGACGATACCACTCGTCCTTCTGGGCCTGAACTCAGCAGTGCAGAGCTACCGCCAGGGGCGGGTGAAACGCATGGTAATGGTTTCGCATCTGAAGAGATATCCAATGTGCCATTCAGTGATAAGACCGATCAGGCTATGTCTTGGACGAGAAGTAATGACACCATCTCACTTGAGTTTTATGACGATGCTACGTTCTCGGCATTAGTAGGCGATGGCTTACAAAACGAGGCGAGGTCCAACCTCTTGATTGGCATGACTGATGTGCCAGCGGAGTGGCAGGATTGGGATGATTTGATAAACATGGACTTATTCTGA
- a CDS encoding mitochondrial export translocase Oxa2 (similar to Metarhizium acridum CQMa 102 XP_007809890.1), whose product MPPFHKSTSRLITFTRITARPQRQTHLSSNPHRPTTSRRQFHLSAIGDAVVFTADSISSIHNAGVPWYLSIPLVALGVNFSFRLPIQYYTRRLVIKRNELNPLISAWSSRHAAAVPRGKDEQAERLWKLRVAGLTEKSRRRIYKIWGVQRWKTLAPFLSMVPFVVVSEALRRLCGAPMGWISHSIGLASMDKVSSTLSDASGLFNEELARGGCLWFVDLTAMDPYYVLPLLCSALLARTAWGRLSREQLRVLLSLDGSKAPKTPMVRIQTGIGRALLMIPLFPMLFADLPSAIFLYWATTFALNDVNESILERVVPKRAPKLKMVQRIPPALPYLRGSHGNGGKSVR is encoded by the coding sequence ATGCCGCCATTTCATAAATCAACATCAAGgctcatcaccttcacaaGAATCACCGCCCGGCCACAGCGCCAAACTCATCTCAGCTCCAACCCTCACCGTCCCACCACCTCGCGACGCCAATTTCACCTCTCAGCCATAGGAGACGCCGTCGTCTTCACCGCAGATAGCATCTCATCTATTCACAATGCCGGAGTGCCGTGGTACCTCTCCATCCCACTTGTTGCGCTCGGAGTAAACTTCTCCTTCCGCCTCCCCATCCAGTACTACACCCGACGCCTCGTGATCAAGAGGAACGAACTCAACCCCCTCATATCGGCATGGAGCTCACGGCACGCAGCCGCCGTTCCAAGAGGAAAAGATGAACAGGCGGAACGACTGTGGAAACTACGCGTCGCAGGATTGACGGAAAAGTCGCGCAGAAGGATATACAAGATCTGGGGGGTGCAGAGGTGGAAGACGCTTGCGCCGTTTCTGAGCATGGTGCCGTTTGTGGTTGTTTCCGAGGCACTGAGACGGCTGTGCGGCGCGCCGATGGGCTGGATAAGTCACTCGATTGGGCTGGCGAGCATGGATAAGGTGTCGTCTACGTTGTCGGACGCGAGTGGCTTGTTTAACGAGGAGCTTGCGCGGGGAgggtgtttgtggtttgtggATTTGACGGCCATGGATCCGTATTATGTTCTTCCGTTGCTGTGCTCGGCTTTGTTGGCGCGGACGGCGTGGGGGAGATTGTCGCGGGAGCAGCTGAGGGTGTTGTTGAGCCTGGACGGGTCCAAGGCGCCAAAGACCCCGATGGTGAGGATACAGACGGGGATTGGGAGGGCGTTGCTCATGATTCCGTTGTTTCCAATGCTGTTTGCGGATCTTCCGAGCGCTATTTTCTTGTACTGGGCGACTACGTTTGCGCTCAACGATGTGAATGAGTCTATATTGGAGAGGGTCGTGCCTAAGCGGGCTCCGAAACTGAAAATGGTTCAGAGAATACCCCCTGCGCTGCCGTACCTACGAGGAAGTCACGGAAATGGTGGGAAGAGTGTGAGATGA
- a CDS encoding target SNARE coiled-coil domain-containing protein (similar to Metarhizium robertsii ARSEF 23 XP_007818827.1), producing MSYDQLSNLESGRQGGYSDDPGFQELQHQLKGKLQTLLISNRDLSKNVGVLGTKKDTPRLRERVHKSMENARYLCKEIGEGVKRLQTWEDLTKQQKYEQTKVSSDFQAALQEFQDLQRKALDKEKASVSAARAAHDSEQSQTIAVGDHEQQQLLQQQQQQELSQLAPQHEVDFQEALIIEREEEIRNIEEGVGDLNVLFRQVAHMVSEQEHTINSIVDNVESTYDNTRGADRETRQAARYQKAARNKSCCLLLILAVILTIVILAVVLG from the exons ATGTCATACGACCAACTCTCCAACCTCGAGTCCGGGCGTCAAGGCGGCTACAGCGACGACCCAGGCTTCCAGGaactccagcaccaactcaAGGGCAAGCTGCAGACGCTGTTGATCAGCAACCGCGATCTCTCCAAGAATGTCGGTGTATTGGGCACAAAGAAGGACACGCCTCGCCTCCGCGAGCGCGTGCACAAGAGCATGGAGAATGCGCGATACCTCTGCAAAGAGATTGGCGAGGGAGTGAAGCGGTTGCAGACCTGGGAAGACCTCACG AAACAGCAAAAGTACGAGCAAACCAAAGTGTCAAGCGATTTCCAAGCCGCCCTACAAGAGTTCCAGGACCTGCAAAGAAAAgccttggacaaggaaaaggcaTCAGTCAGTGCCGCGCGCGCGGCCCACGATTCCGAACAATCCCAGACAATTGCCGTCGGCGACCAtgagcagcaacaactcctgcagcaacagcaacagcaggaACTGTCGCAATTAGCACCCCAGCACGAGGTAGACTTCCAGGAGGCTCTGATCATCGAACGGGAAGAGGAAATTCGCAACATCGAAGAAGGTGTTGGGGACTTGAATGTGCTGTTTCGCCAAGTGGCCCATATGGTGTCGGAGCAAGAACACACCATTAACAGCATTGTCGACAACGTGGAAAGCACCTACGACAATACCAGGGGTGCCGACAGGGAAACCCGCCAGGCGGCGAGATATCAAAAGGCTGCTCGAAACAAgagctgctgcttgctgCTCATCCTCGCAGTCATTCTCACCATTGTCATCTTGGCAGTTGTTCTGGGATAG